ACTGGTTCTTTGCATGACTCAACTGGTTAAGAAAACTCGTGTAGGTATTAATTTAGCCTTCTTATTCAATTTATCAATTGAATTTATATTCAATTTATCCCTAGATCATTGTTTAGTTTGTATTTCTCTAATTAAGGGACCCATAAATGCTAGACAGGTATTTTAGGTTTGAGATGGAGGCAGAGAGACTGACAGCTGAGTATGTGGAAGTGTACAGAGAAGTCAGGGATGCAACGCAGCTCCTTCTGTTTGCAGTTCTGAGTCTAAACACACGCGGGGACTGTGCTAATGTCCAAGGTGCAAGTATTTTCAGACattcatattcttttttgttctgttgctATCTAAATACTTATTTAGCAAATGATGCATTATCAACAAAAGGGCACTTATGCAGACCAGTCAGCATGGGGATGGCCAGAGAGGGAAGCAATGCACCTACCCCAAGCAGAGGAGGGAACAGACTCAGGGTCTCCTACTTTCTAGATGTGCACCCTAACGCTTGAGCTACAAGCTAAAAGACAGAGGcttacttcttcctcctctgcttacATGCATTTCCTTTCACGTGCTTCCTTTAAATGGAACCAGGAACCgtgcttttgtttaaatagtTGATATTTTATATGATCCGGCCTCTATGGAAGATTAGCCTATGTTAATTAAAGTGTGTAGAGGATGAGGAGGCATTTCCATCACCATTTATAATCATAGGCATGAAAGTGGAACAGGTGGAGAACAATGCTGCGCCAGAATCTGCAAGTTCTGTATCTGCCCCACATATCTATATTCTGACCTGCTCTGGTTCAGCAGCTATTCGCTCTTTAAACATTTGGAAGATCTTGTCTTCTTCAGTCTCATGTTTTGCCATTGCTTCCAGTGTTTCTTCATCTAAGGACTGACACGCTTCAcctaagcaagaaaaaaaaaaaaaaaaaggcaagcaaacaaagaaacaaaaacaaaacaacaatcCACAAACATTACAGGTTAATGCAAGAcagccaaaaattaaaaacaacattgcATCCGTAAGTGTATTTTGTTCTCAGCCATTGCCAGTGTACATCACTctaagacaatttttttttgtgacatcTAAGATCCTGGCACACATCCACTGATTAGTTTTAGTAGCATTTTAACCACAGATGTCAGTAGTTGCACATTAGAAAGGGAAGGAGGTCATCTACCAACGTTTATGGCTTCCAGCAGGGATCACTAAGCATTGAACCTTCAGAATGTGACATCTGGAAAAGGCCACCCATGCTGCACACAGGACAGACTTTCAGTTTCTATCACTGAAGGGGGCATCTGCTACACTCCTGCCACAGCCCTCCCACGTTCACATCAACGCGGAGCATCGAGCAGCCTCTAGACAGCTTTAGGGACAGCTGGGAACCCAGCAGCTTTCCCTTTTAACCGCAAACCCTGGGTGTGTGCAAAGCCCGTGTGGTGACtgcaaacattaattttgtGGAGAAAGGGCCTGCACTTCAAATTCTGAATTCAAAGGCAACTAAGATAACCTTAGAACAGTTTCCTTCTGGCACAGACAAGGAGGTTCGTTAAGTATTTTCCGTGTATTAAAATGAGCTAAACCGAGAGCCTCTAACTCGGTGTCCTGATTCCAGCAGTGTCCAGAAAGAAGCAGATGCTCAGGGCCCTGCTCATCTCACTCGAGTTTTTCCTTACTTGAGGAAAGCACACAAGGACACAGTATGCTCCtagctctctgcagcagctgctctgacaACTCCCTGGGCTGGGGCCCTGTGAGTCTTTCCCACAAATGCACTACATATTATGGGATGTATACAAAAAACCTGCACCGCTATTGACTGTAGCTTTTTGTCACCAGCAGTTTAGATGGaacacttaaaaacaacagcatgtgatattttaaagatgttacGCAGGCTTCGTTACGAAGAATTGCAGTGCCATGTTTCTTACCTGTACTGCTACTAACTCTGAGTTCCTCTTGTTCTTCCGCTTCCTTTGATGTACCTGCAGCTCCTTTGTCATCATCAGGATCCACACTGCTGTCAGCAGGAAATTCTGGTTCCTCGGGTTCTATCAAAATCTCATATTCTGGAAACAGGAATTTGTCATCGCCTGGAATTGCATTCTCCGAGtcatctgcaaagcagaaaacaggcaCCACTTCACAACGCCAATTCATATTTCACGCTCTTCTCCCCAGAAGTAACTACAGCAAGCTGCGTAGCAAAAATACAGCCCAAACATGGCaagggtgaaaaaaatacatcattgTTAAATctgatacaaaaataagaaaaattgtAACGAGTAGAAAACCTAGCAGATGATGCGTTGCTCTGAACCTCTGCAAATCCATGTGACACGGAAGACAGACAGTATTAGCAGCTGCATTAAAAAGTCCCAAACTGCAGTTTGACACCTCTGTGCATATCCCATTCCAAGTAGCATATGCACACAAGTCACGTCTGCATCGGGTACCCTGAGGCCACACCATTCCTCGTATTTTTCCACTGCGTATTTTGAGTAGACAAAGTTTCCACAGATGCATCGACCATGCCTTCTGTAACGATGGTATTAGTTATGTTATGTTTCAGATTTTCACTGTTTCAGTTACGTGATTCAAAAGCCTGACCCATAACTTGATTtgtatgaatatatttttattttttttttttacttactgtTTACTTCCACTTCCTGCAGCCCACATTGGGGGGACTAGCGCAATGCCTGAGCAAAGATACAGCACACGCTCACCAAGTTACATCACACCGTTAAACGCTTCCAACACTCTGTACTTGTCCTTCGAACATCCCGCAAACAAATGTGAATGAGATGCCAGAGTGAGAGGGAAGGGCTGGTGTAAGAAAAGGGTGTCTTcttaaataaatctgaagtaCTTTTTTCATCTACCGACCTTCACAGTATCCTTTTAGGCATCACCTCGTGCGCTCCTTTACAGTTTATGaagaaggtattttaaaagcaacccGCAAAGGGCGCAAGCAGTGTGTCAGGCACAACAAAGACCCCGCATTCCTCTACCACCGAAGCCAACCCCTACAGCCAACCCGCAGCACAGACCCTTCCATCCCCATCCCTACACCAACGTCACCACACCAGCCCCCCCAGCGCTCTCGCAACCAGGCCAGCGGGGCCCGGCAGCACGGCGAGGGGACCCGGCGGGGACCCACCTGCGTCGCCGGCCTGCCCGCAGGTGCGGCGGTGCCCGCCGCGCCAGTCCAGCGCCTGGTGCTCGGGCCCGCAGTAGGCGGCGCGGCGGCAGCGGCCGCAGGCGCGGGGCCCCAGGCAGCCGCAGACGCGGCACAGGCGGGCGCCGCTGCGGAGCCGCGCGGGAGGGGCCACCGGGCCCGGCGGGGGCTCCTCGGGGGGCGGCTCCTCGGGGTAGAGGCGGTTCCGCCGCGGCAGCTGGCTCCGGAACACTGCGGGGAGAGGCGGCGCTCAGtcgggccccgccgccgggcggcgagccgccccccgccgccgccgtcccccCGCCTCACCGCAGAGCGGCCCCCCGGGGCCCGGCAGGCGGTAGCAGGCGGCGCCGCGGCAGGCGAAGACGAAGAGGCTGCGGTGGAAGGCGTCGCGGCGGCCGGGCAGCGGCGCGtagagctgcagcaggaaggcgcggggctgctggcagcgggCGCAGCGCAGGGCGCCGGGGCCCGGCAGCCCGTCCTCGCCCAGCCACGCCGGCCGCCCGCCCACCTTGCTGGGGAAGTAGGCGCTGCGCAGCCGCCACGCGTCctccggggccgccgccgccgcgaaGCCCAGCTCCACGCCGCCCGCCATGGCCGCaccggggcggagcggggcggagcggcCGGCGGAAGGCAGCCGAGCGCAGCACAGCGCCGCCCAACGGCCGCCGCGTCAacggctccgctccgctccctcAGCGCCGGGAGCCCCAACGGCCGCCTTCGGAAAGGGAACGGCCGTGGGGCGGCCGAAACGCCGCCACCGTGCTTAAACGCACAGCGCCGGCCAGGAGTTTTTTATTCGTGGGCCTCGTCCCGCACACAGGCAGCCGGCAACGCGTTTGTCTGAACGCTCGTTTTTAATGTTCAGCCTTCAGTTCCCCCGTTACAGCTTCACTCCAGGGAAACATTTGAGACCGACCACGTTGCTCGTTACGAGtctaaaaaaatgtatttaagtaGCCGTTACTGTGCGCTTCTCTTTAAATAggtatccaaaaaaaaaaaaaaaagaggtttaatccattttaaaaagcaaaccacagGTGAGTATACAAATACAACTCTAACCACCGGAGGCAGCAGTCTCTAAGCAGTTAGGGAAAGTACCCCAGGTGAAGACCACCCTTCCACAGCCTTGGCACCCGCTCCTGCCTCGCAGGTTGGCACGCTGACAACGCCCAGACAGACGGACAA
The Cygnus olor isolate bCygOlo1 chromosome 3, bCygOlo1.pri.v2, whole genome shotgun sequence genome window above contains:
- the PDCD2 gene encoding programmed cell death protein 2 gives rise to the protein MAGGVELGFAAAAAPEDAWRLRSAYFPSKVGGRPAWLGEDGLPGPGALRCARCQQPRAFLLQLYAPLPGRRDAFHRSLFVFACRGAACYRLPGPGGPLCVFRSQLPRRNRLYPEEPPPEEPPPGPVAPPARLRSGARLCRVCGCLGPRACGRCRRAAYCGPEHQALDWRGGHRRTCGQAGDADDSENAIPGDDKFLFPEYEILIEPEEPEFPADSSVDPDDDKGAAGTSKEAEEQEELRVSSSTGEACQSLDEETLEAMAKHETEEDKIFQMFKERIAAEPEQIIRYCRGGEGPVWISRENIPKEQDIPNCVCGAKRVFEFQIMPQLLNHLQVDSLGESIDWGTLVVYTCAENCGDGNEYVEEFIWKQDFSAGSIELPSSS